From Streptomyces sp. CMB-StM0423, a single genomic window includes:
- a CDS encoding LuxR C-terminal-related transcriptional regulator, with protein sequence MTTWSKKVTKKPETIPGDAGAHGRPQPGPVHAEANEQFLSELLGADLDDELRGLAAAAGENGRLLAELAYGLVDEGLVTLDEGTVRLLESRTPRCVPAFVKLALGELSPGCQELLKIAALQGRSFLLEDVSRMLNRPLATLLAPLDEAMSAGFVAATERQFVFRSDFLRRGAVAAIPAPARGALQREAMHHSGRSAEETDRRTWVPEYPAQRFAVVAEGDGGPYSRAHGLIMKGKVAVGTDLAQRTLTVPGIPAADRLDAEASALLGGLLLGREEEAGTRAREILGERTDEPDDVAALMALTALSHLSWRAGDLAEGIRLGRAAVRYCGAADPLWRLHIRLELAAKLIDLREYDEAEALVDEAEAGLYALPSDVWHAAPAALRARLFLASGRFRDARRHAELVTAATDRNAVPALLPFAYAVLAAVSLYTGDLPTATDHLERARADPAYDRDVRRSPRYAWTDVRVAVRREGPRAGVALLSGAYDRLPAERRLYVEDPAAAAFLVRLALDTDDDGLRRTVLDTVNGLAGDNPGISVVSLSALHANAVAERDASGLAHIVAQSPDPISIALATEELARLHAGQAPARRPRAVPAALDATAVVADGTAGHQHGSCWVVLSDMERRIAYLVSVGMTNRQIARRVHLSAHTVNYHLRKIYKKLGIGTRVELAREAATYSGAAAIYSLTDDRRGSGPAAAS encoded by the coding sequence ATGACTACGTGGTCGAAGAAGGTGACGAAGAAGCCGGAGACGATACCCGGTGACGCCGGAGCGCACGGGCGTCCGCAGCCGGGGCCGGTGCACGCCGAGGCGAACGAACAGTTTCTGAGCGAGCTGCTCGGCGCCGATCTGGACGACGAGTTGCGCGGTCTGGCGGCAGCGGCGGGTGAGAACGGCAGGTTACTGGCCGAGCTGGCGTACGGGCTGGTGGACGAGGGTCTGGTGACCCTGGACGAAGGAACGGTCCGGCTCCTGGAGTCGCGGACCCCGCGCTGTGTGCCGGCCTTCGTGAAGCTGGCGCTCGGCGAGCTGAGCCCCGGTTGCCAGGAGTTGCTGAAGATCGCCGCGCTGCAGGGCCGGTCCTTCCTCCTGGAGGATGTCTCCCGGATGCTGAACCGTCCGCTCGCCACCCTGCTCGCACCGCTGGACGAGGCGATGTCCGCGGGCTTCGTGGCGGCTACGGAGCGTCAATTCGTATTCCGTAGCGACTTCTTGAGGCGCGGCGCAGTCGCCGCCATTCCCGCCCCCGCACGCGGTGCGTTGCAGCGCGAGGCGATGCACCATTCCGGCAGGAGTGCGGAGGAAACAGACCGAAGAACCTGGGTGCCCGAGTACCCGGCTCAGCGGTTCGCCGTGGTAGCGGAGGGCGACGGCGGCCCCTATTCACGGGCACACGGGCTGATCATGAAAGGAAAGGTGGCCGTCGGCACGGATCTCGCACAACGCACCCTGACCGTCCCCGGAATTCCCGCCGCGGACCGCCTCGACGCCGAGGCGTCGGCCCTCCTGGGCGGCCTGCTGCTGGGCCGCGAGGAGGAGGCCGGGACCCGCGCCCGGGAGATCCTCGGGGAGCGGACGGACGAGCCGGACGACGTCGCCGCGCTGATGGCGCTGACGGCGCTGTCCCATCTGAGCTGGCGGGCCGGCGACCTGGCCGAGGGCATCAGGCTGGGCCGGGCCGCGGTCCGGTACTGCGGTGCCGCCGACCCCCTGTGGCGGCTGCACATCCGCCTCGAACTGGCCGCCAAGCTCATCGACCTGCGCGAGTACGACGAGGCCGAGGCGCTGGTCGACGAGGCCGAGGCGGGCCTGTACGCGCTGCCCTCGGACGTCTGGCACGCGGCGCCGGCCGCGCTGCGGGCCCGGCTGTTCCTGGCCTCCGGGCGGTTCCGGGACGCCCGCAGGCACGCGGAGCTGGTCACCGCGGCGACGGACCGGAACGCCGTCCCCGCGCTCCTGCCCTTCGCGTACGCGGTCCTGGCCGCCGTGTCGCTCTACACCGGCGACCTGCCCACGGCGACCGACCACCTGGAGCGGGCCCGCGCGGATCCCGCGTACGACCGGGACGTACGGCGCTCGCCGCGGTACGCCTGGACGGACGTGCGGGTCGCCGTGAGAAGGGAGGGGCCCCGCGCGGGCGTCGCCCTGCTCTCCGGCGCGTACGACCGCCTTCCGGCGGAGCGCCGGCTGTACGTCGAGGACCCGGCCGCCGCCGCGTTCCTCGTCCGGCTCGCGCTCGACACCGACGACGACGGCCTCAGGCGCACGGTGCTCGACACCGTCAACGGCCTCGCCGGGGACAACCCCGGCATCTCCGTCGTCAGCCTCAGCGCGCTGCACGCCAACGCGGTCGCCGAGCGCGACGCCTCGGGGCTCGCGCACATCGTCGCGCAGTCCCCCGACCCCATCTCCATCGCCCTGGCCACCGAGGAACTCGCCAGGCTGCACGCCGGGCAGGCCCCGGCGCGCCGGCCGCGGGCCGTACCGGCCGCGCTCGACGCCACGGCGGTGGTCGCCGACGGCACCGCCGGGCACCAGCACGGCTCCTGCTGGGTCGTGCTGTCCGACATGGAACGGCGCATCGCCTACCTGGTCAGCGTCGGGATGACGAACCGGCAGATCGCCCGGCGCGTCCATCTCTCGGCGCACACGGTCAACTACCACCTGCGGAAGATCTACAAGAAGCTGGGCATCGGCACGCGTGTCGAACTCGCCCGCGAGGCCGCGACCTACTCGGGTGCCGCGGCGATCTACTCCCTCACCGACGACAGGCGCGGCTCCGGGCCCGCGGCGGCGAGCTGA
- a CDS encoding DUF6223 family protein: MSVRHLSTAAATAVLAVLVSAAPAAARVAVAAESDDGQGRGPATAAAVLGLIGVVLGGLALARKLGAGPRWPLVSVVASVAGVVIGAVALAGSDGVGSGSGRGGAIVALVLGVAGLALGGLALARARRAVSA; the protein is encoded by the coding sequence ATGTCCGTCCGTCACCTGTCCACTGCCGCCGCGACCGCCGTACTCGCCGTCCTCGTGTCCGCGGCGCCGGCGGCCGCGCGGGTCGCGGTCGCGGCCGAGAGCGACGACGGCCAGGGCCGCGGCCCGGCCACGGCCGCGGCGGTCCTGGGGCTGATCGGCGTGGTCCTCGGCGGGCTCGCGCTGGCGCGCAAGCTGGGCGCGGGACCGCGGTGGCCGCTGGTGTCCGTGGTGGCGTCGGTGGCCGGCGTCGTCATCGGCGCGGTGGCGCTCGCCGGCTCCGACGGCGTCGGCTCGGGCTCCGGCCGGGGCGGCGCGATCGTGGCCCTGGTCCTCGGCGTCGCCGGACTGGCCCTCGGCGGCCTGGCGCTGGCCCGCGCCCGCCGCGCGGTGTCCGCGTAG
- a CDS encoding ABC transporter permease: MILYLARRLVGVAGVLLAICLVTFTIFYLLPADPAAAACGKTCTPERLAEVRHSMGLDQPLWRQFTDYLTGIFAGRELGGGPHALQCGFPCFGYSYEYSLPVWDLLTDRLPVSASLAFGAALMWLVLGLGTGIAAALRKGTRTDRTLMVGAVAAASLPVYFTAVMLIHGVVRVAGVLPYPEYAALTDDPLDWAANLLLPWTALALLYAAMYARQSRSSMIEAMAQPYIRTARAKGMPESVVVVKHGLRSGMTPVLTIFGMDLGGLLAGAVITESIFGIPGVGRLFFDALQRSDQPVILGVTLLAAFFIVAANLVVDILYAVVDPRVRY, translated from the coding sequence GTGATCCTCTACCTCGCCCGCCGGCTCGTGGGCGTCGCCGGCGTCCTGCTGGCCATCTGCCTCGTCACCTTCACCATCTTCTACCTGCTGCCCGCCGACCCCGCCGCGGCCGCCTGCGGCAAGACCTGCACGCCGGAGCGGCTCGCCGAGGTGCGCCACTCCATGGGGCTCGACCAGCCGCTGTGGCGCCAGTTCACCGACTACCTCACCGGGATCTTCGCGGGCCGCGAGCTGGGCGGGGGACCGCACGCGCTCCAGTGCGGCTTCCCCTGCTTCGGCTACTCCTACGAGTACTCGCTGCCGGTGTGGGACCTGCTCACCGACCGGCTGCCGGTCTCGGCGTCGCTGGCCTTCGGCGCCGCGCTCATGTGGCTGGTCCTCGGCCTCGGCACGGGCATCGCCGCCGCCCTGCGCAAGGGCACGCGCACCGACCGCACCCTGATGGTCGGCGCCGTGGCCGCCGCCTCGCTGCCGGTGTACTTCACCGCCGTCATGCTCATCCACGGCGTCGTCCGCGTCGCCGGCGTGCTGCCGTATCCCGAGTACGCCGCCCTGACCGACGATCCGCTCGACTGGGCCGCGAACCTGCTGCTGCCGTGGACCGCGCTGGCGCTGCTGTACGCCGCGATGTACGCCCGGCAGAGCCGCAGTTCGATGATCGAGGCCATGGCCCAGCCCTACATCCGCACCGCGCGCGCCAAGGGCATGCCCGAGTCCGTCGTCGTGGTCAAGCACGGGCTGCGCTCCGGCATGACCCCGGTGCTGACCATCTTCGGCATGGACCTCGGCGGGCTGCTCGCCGGCGCCGTGATCACCGAGAGCATCTTCGGCATCCCGGGCGTCGGCAGGCTCTTCTTCGACGCCCTCCAGCGCTCCGACCAGCCGGTGATCCTCGGGGTCACGCTGCTGGCGGCCTTCTTCATCGTGGCGGCGAACCTCGTCGTGGACATCCTCTACGCGGTCGTCGACCCGAGGGTGAGGTACTGA
- a CDS encoding ABC transporter ATP-binding protein, with amino-acid sequence MTSTPEAGPAALTKAGPRPAAGEPLLSARNLVKTFPGRRTRTGRAAPAVRAVDGVGFDLRAGETLGLVGESGCGKSTTGRMLVRLLEPTGGSVTFDGTDITHLGQRALRPVRRHVQMVFQDPLSSLNPRHRVLRTLTDPMVVQGTEPRAARLRAAELLAQVGLGAEHLERYPHQFSGGQAQRIAIARALATRPRLIVADEPVSALDVSIQAQIVNLMERLRRELGLAYLFIAHDLSVVKRVCDRVAVMYLGRIVELGDRDEVYARPAHPYTRALLSAVPVPDPAVERTRERIVLKGDLPSPAAPPGGCAFHPRCPKAQDVCRTERPVLERAGGGTREAACHFPETG; translated from the coding sequence ATGACGTCCACCCCCGAGGCCGGGCCCGCGGCGCTCACCAAGGCGGGCCCGCGCCCGGCCGCGGGCGAGCCGCTGCTGTCGGCCCGCAACCTCGTCAAGACCTTCCCCGGCCGGCGCACCCGCACCGGCCGTGCCGCCCCCGCCGTACGGGCGGTGGACGGCGTCGGCTTCGACCTGCGGGCGGGCGAGACCCTGGGCCTGGTGGGGGAGTCGGGCTGCGGCAAGTCCACCACCGGCCGGATGCTCGTCCGGCTGCTGGAGCCGACCGGGGGCTCCGTGACGTTCGACGGTACGGACATCACCCACCTCGGGCAGCGCGCGCTGCGCCCGGTGCGCCGCCACGTCCAGATGGTCTTCCAGGACCCCCTCTCCTCGCTCAACCCCCGCCACCGGGTGCTCCGCACGCTCACCGACCCGATGGTCGTCCAGGGCACGGAACCGCGCGCGGCGCGCTTGCGGGCCGCGGAACTGCTGGCGCAGGTCGGGCTCGGCGCCGAGCATCTGGAGCGCTACCCGCACCAGTTCTCCGGCGGCCAGGCGCAGCGCATCGCCATCGCCCGGGCGCTGGCGACCAGGCCGCGGCTGATCGTCGCCGACGAGCCGGTGTCCGCGCTCGACGTCTCCATCCAGGCCCAGATCGTCAACCTGATGGAACGCCTCCGCCGCGAACTGGGCCTCGCCTACCTCTTCATCGCCCACGACCTGTCGGTGGTCAAGCGGGTCTGCGACCGCGTCGCGGTGATGTACCTGGGCCGGATCGTGGAGCTGGGCGACCGCGACGAGGTCTACGCCCGCCCCGCCCACCCGTACACCCGCGCGCTGCTCTCCGCGGTACCGGTGCCGGACCCGGCGGTGGAGCGCACCCGCGAACGCATCGTCCTCAAGGGCGACCTGCCCAGCCCCGCCGCGCCGCCGGGCGGCTGCGCGTTCCACCCGCGCTGCCCGAAGGCGCAGGACGTGTGCCGGACGGAGCGCCCGGTGCTGGAGCGCGCCGGCGGCGGCACCAGGGAGGCCGCCTGCCACTTCCCGGAGACCGGCTGA
- a CDS encoding MMPL family transporter: protein MHRTRPEETMMPTETARPDGALARLARFCHRRRRLVLLTWIVGVIAVAAAGFGLAADPDNDFSGGDSGSARAQALMEKHFPEEQGDTLTLAIKAGAGVDDPAVRQKVEKVVADLADSPVTGPVTSPYDDDQLVTEDRRIARTTIPLTDKEATKDDVKPLVTTVKDASGEGVTLGLGGDKAEKAETPKQGPAESVGVLAAAVILFISFGSLVAMGLPIVTALMAILGGIALMKIVGHIVPSPDFTVLVSALIGLGVGIDYALFIVTRYKEKLQNGESPEDATVGAITTAGRAVLFAGTTVVIALLGLVTMGQRLMTGVAVAASLTVLVTMVAAVTLLPAFLGFTGHRINSLRLPRRTARGAGSDADTERRTPAERWAGVVQRRPLAAAVLAVAGLLVLAAPALSMRLSLPDASVQPRDRSSYTSYEIVSEGFGPGYGAPLIFAAEVDAAGGDLTPAVAAVDGTPGIAQVTQPRVSEDGEAATFMAFPETGYQDEKTADLVHELRDDVLPKAPGGEAVQVGGPNAGAIDFAEETSSRLPFMIAVVIVLSLVLLVALVRSVTIALQAAVMNLLSIGAAYGVLVAVVQWGWLGSALGFPTDMPITTWVPMMMFPVLFGLSMDYEVFLISRVREEYERTGDTRTAVTRGLARTAKVITAAAAIMIAVFTTSLLGHDVSVKQIGLGMAVAVFIDATIVRMILVPAVMELCGKTNWWMPGRKAPETTSPPPAEVGEEARV, encoded by the coding sequence GTGCACCGCACCAGACCCGAGGAGACGATGATGCCCACCGAGACCGCCCGCCCGGACGGCGCCCTGGCGAGGCTGGCCCGGTTCTGTCACCGGCGCCGCCGCCTGGTCCTGCTGACCTGGATCGTCGGCGTGATCGCCGTGGCAGCCGCCGGCTTCGGCCTCGCGGCCGACCCCGACAACGACTTCTCCGGCGGGGACTCGGGGTCGGCCAGGGCGCAGGCCCTGATGGAGAAGCACTTCCCCGAGGAGCAGGGCGACACCCTGACCCTCGCGATCAAGGCGGGCGCGGGCGTCGACGACCCGGCCGTGCGGCAGAAGGTGGAGAAGGTCGTCGCCGACCTCGCCGACTCGCCGGTCACCGGGCCCGTGACGTCGCCGTACGACGACGACCAACTGGTCACCGAGGACCGCCGCATCGCCCGTACGACCATCCCGCTCACCGACAAGGAGGCGACGAAGGACGACGTCAAGCCGCTGGTGACGACCGTCAAGGACGCCTCCGGCGAGGGCGTGACGCTGGGGCTCGGCGGCGACAAGGCGGAGAAGGCCGAGACGCCCAAGCAGGGCCCCGCCGAGAGCGTCGGCGTGCTGGCCGCCGCGGTCATCCTCTTCATCTCCTTCGGCTCGCTGGTGGCGATGGGGCTGCCGATCGTCACCGCGCTGATGGCGATCCTCGGCGGCATCGCCCTCATGAAGATCGTCGGGCACATCGTCCCCTCGCCGGACTTCACCGTCCTGGTCTCCGCGCTCATCGGGCTCGGCGTGGGCATCGACTACGCGCTGTTCATCGTGACCCGCTACAAGGAGAAGCTGCAGAACGGCGAGAGCCCCGAGGACGCCACCGTCGGCGCCATCACCACCGCGGGCCGCGCCGTGCTCTTCGCCGGCACCACCGTGGTGATCGCGCTGCTCGGCCTGGTCACCATGGGGCAGCGGCTGATGACCGGCGTGGCCGTCGCGGCGTCCCTGACGGTGCTGGTGACGATGGTCGCCGCGGTGACCCTGCTGCCGGCGTTCCTCGGCTTCACCGGGCACCGGATCAACTCCCTGCGGCTGCCCCGCCGTACGGCCCGGGGCGCCGGCTCCGACGCGGACACCGAGCGCCGCACCCCCGCGGAGCGCTGGGCCGGGGTGGTGCAGCGCCGGCCGCTGGCCGCCGCGGTGCTGGCCGTCGCCGGGCTGCTCGTGCTCGCCGCGCCGGCGCTGTCGATGCGGCTCAGCCTGCCGGACGCCAGCGTCCAGCCGCGCGACCGGAGCAGCTACACCTCGTACGAGATCGTCTCCGAGGGCTTCGGCCCCGGCTACGGCGCACCGCTGATCTTCGCCGCGGAGGTCGACGCCGCGGGCGGCGACCTGACCCCCGCCGTCGCGGCGGTCGACGGCACGCCGGGCATCGCGCAGGTGACGCAGCCGCGGGTGAGCGAGGACGGCGAGGCCGCCACCTTCATGGCCTTCCCGGAGACCGGCTACCAGGACGAGAAGACCGCGGACCTGGTGCACGAACTCCGCGACGACGTGCTGCCCAAGGCGCCCGGCGGCGAGGCCGTCCAGGTCGGCGGGCCGAACGCCGGGGCGATCGACTTCGCGGAGGAGACGAGTTCGCGGCTGCCGTTCATGATCGCGGTCGTGATCGTGCTGTCGCTGGTGCTGCTGGTCGCGCTGGTGCGGTCGGTGACGATCGCCCTCCAGGCCGCCGTGATGAACCTGCTGTCGATCGGCGCCGCGTACGGCGTGCTGGTCGCGGTGGTGCAGTGGGGGTGGCTGGGCTCCGCCCTCGGGTTCCCGACGGACATGCCCATCACCACCTGGGTGCCGATGATGATGTTCCCGGTGCTCTTCGGCCTGTCGATGGACTACGAGGTCTTCCTGATCTCGCGGGTCCGCGAGGAGTACGAGCGCACCGGCGACACCAGGACGGCCGTCACCCGCGGGCTGGCGCGGACCGCCAAGGTCATCACCGCCGCCGCGGCCATCATGATCGCCGTCTTCACCACCTCACTCCTCGGCCACGACGTGTCCGTCAAGCAGATCGGCCTGGGCATGGCCGTCGCCGTGTTCATCGACGCCACCATCGTGCGGATGATCCTCGTGCCCGCGGTGATGGAGCTGTGCGGCAAGACCAACTGGTGGATGCCCGGCCGCAAGGCACCCGAGACGACCTCGCCACCGCCGGCCGAGGTCGGGGAAGAGGCCAGGGTCTGA
- a CDS encoding DUF6081 family protein: MTSASVASTWTYDDFTRGALDPARWRVMEMTGAGGVRHEYRDDNARVRTGDGRLTLTVNPFTRFHDTDPRRNNAKQMYRSVRRFDVPAGGRLAFEVEMAVRTYGQVPYDLLDAFGTVNLFDLGTGVVINAAATNDTVYAVVERLVIPGVSRPEDHYIHRVVMDVPTEPGQAHRYGVGYRAGTSEVEWYVDGRLAYWARVPVPVTGFHAGMALFSARDLARYSRAERERGQGATGWWGPWRITASDR; the protein is encoded by the coding sequence ATGACTTCCGCATCCGTGGCGAGCACGTGGACCTACGACGACTTCACCCGCGGCGCCCTCGACCCGGCCCGCTGGCGGGTCATGGAGATGACGGGGGCCGGGGGCGTACGGCACGAGTACCGGGACGACAACGCCCGGGTCCGCACCGGGGACGGGCGGCTGACGCTGACCGTCAACCCGTTCACCCGCTTCCACGACACCGACCCGCGGCGCAACAACGCCAAGCAGATGTACCGGTCGGTGCGGCGGTTCGACGTGCCGGCCGGGGGGCGGCTGGCGTTCGAGGTGGAGATGGCGGTGCGGACCTACGGGCAGGTGCCGTACGACCTGCTCGACGCCTTCGGCACCGTCAACCTCTTCGATCTGGGGACGGGCGTCGTCATCAACGCCGCCGCCACCAACGACACGGTGTACGCGGTCGTCGAGCGGCTGGTGATCCCCGGGGTGAGCCGCCCCGAGGACCACTACATCCACCGCGTCGTCATGGACGTGCCCACGGAACCCGGGCAGGCGCACCGCTACGGGGTCGGCTACCGGGCCGGGACGTCCGAGGTGGAGTGGTACGTCGACGGGCGGCTGGCCTACTGGGCGCGGGTGCCGGTGCCGGTGACCGGCTTCCACGCGGGGATGGCCCTCTTCTCGGCCCGCGACCTCGCCCGCTACTCCCGCGCGGAGCGGGAGCGCGGACAGGGCGCGACCGGGTGGTGGGGCCCGTGGCGGATCACGGCGAGCGACCGCTGA
- a CDS encoding ABC transporter ATP-binding protein, whose product MTADDTTPATPGGPAGEPQLLRVRDLKVTFPTAAGPVRAVDGIDFTVRAGRTLGIVGESGSGKSVTSLAVMGLHRGAEVSGSVALAGRELSGLADRELARLRGRRMAMIFQDPMSSLHPYYTVGEQIAEAYRVHFGAGRRAARSRAVEMLGEVGIPEPARRAADHPHRFSGGMRQRVMIAMALACEPDLLIADEPTTALDVTVQAQILELIARIQAERGLGVVMITHDLGVVARVAHEVLVMYAGRPAEQAPVEELFAAPAHPYTRGLLDSLPRLDDDPGVPLHTIPGSPPSLLAPGPGCAFAPRCFRAAEAADDVRARCEGTRPELVPLRPGRLASCHLPLAAAPSGRRDGPAAVPAPTPAPEGTR is encoded by the coding sequence ATGACCGCTGACGACACCACCCCCGCCACCCCCGGCGGCCCCGCCGGCGAGCCGCAGCTGCTGCGCGTGCGCGACCTGAAGGTCACCTTCCCGACCGCCGCCGGGCCCGTACGGGCCGTCGACGGCATCGACTTCACCGTACGGGCCGGCCGCACCCTCGGCATCGTCGGCGAGTCCGGCTCCGGGAAGTCCGTGACCTCCCTGGCCGTGATGGGGCTGCACCGCGGCGCCGAGGTCAGCGGGTCGGTCGCGCTCGCGGGCCGTGAGCTGAGCGGCCTCGCCGACCGGGAACTGGCGCGGCTGCGCGGCCGCCGGATGGCGATGATCTTCCAGGACCCGATGTCCAGCCTGCACCCCTACTACACGGTCGGCGAGCAGATCGCCGAGGCGTACCGCGTGCACTTCGGCGCGGGCCGCCGCGCCGCCCGCAGCCGGGCGGTGGAGATGCTCGGCGAGGTCGGCATCCCCGAGCCCGCGCGCCGGGCCGCGGATCACCCGCACCGGTTCTCCGGCGGCATGCGCCAGCGGGTCATGATCGCCATGGCGCTGGCGTGCGAGCCCGACCTGCTCATCGCCGACGAGCCGACCACCGCGCTCGACGTCACCGTGCAGGCGCAGATCCTGGAGCTGATCGCCCGGATCCAGGCCGAGCGCGGCCTCGGCGTCGTGATGATCACCCACGACCTGGGGGTGGTCGCGCGCGTGGCGCACGAGGTCCTGGTGATGTACGCGGGCCGGCCTGCCGAACAGGCGCCGGTGGAGGAGCTGTTCGCCGCCCCCGCGCACCCGTACACGCGCGGGCTGCTCGACTCGCTGCCGCGGCTCGACGACGACCCGGGCGTGCCGCTGCACACCATCCCCGGCAGCCCGCCCTCGCTGCTCGCCCCGGGACCCGGCTGCGCGTTCGCGCCGCGCTGCTTCCGCGCCGCCGAGGCGGCGGACGACGTACGCGCACGCTGCGAGGGGACGCGGCCAGAGCTCGTACCGCTGCGGCCGGGGCGGCTGGCGTCCTGCCATCTGCCGCTGGCCGCGGCCCCGTCCGGGCGCCGGGACGGCCCCGCCGCCGTGCCCGCCCCGACCCCCGCACCGGAAGGAACCCGATGA
- a CDS encoding ABC transporter permease has product MTVLRKGSGRPRSGSAGAEAGPEDEAGRGPWRLAWHAVRGDRGAFAALVVVALLVVMAAAAPLLSALGGWSPTEFDKTAVDPYLGGLPKGALGGISAEHWLGVEPVTGRDLFARVVHGGQVSLFISFAATAIVVVVGTAAGIAAGYFGGRTDTVLSRLMDLTMSFPSLIFMIAMMSVAQDVDRVLLMTGVIGIFGWPGIARVVRGETLSVKHREYVDAARAGGFGAWRIVTREILPNVSGPVIAYTTLLIPGMISTEAALSFLGVGVQPPTSSWGQMISEAVSFYETDPMYFVIPSAFLFLAVLAFTVLADTLRETLDPRGDRA; this is encoded by the coding sequence ATGACGGTACTCCGCAAGGGCTCCGGGCGGCCGCGGTCCGGGAGCGCCGGGGCCGAGGCCGGCCCGGAGGACGAGGCCGGCCGGGGCCCCTGGCGGCTGGCGTGGCACGCGGTACGCGGCGACCGCGGCGCCTTCGCGGCCCTCGTCGTCGTCGCCCTGCTCGTCGTCATGGCCGCCGCCGCGCCGCTGCTCAGCGCGCTCGGCGGCTGGTCCCCGACCGAGTTCGACAAGACCGCCGTCGACCCGTACCTCGGCGGCCTGCCCAAGGGCGCGCTCGGCGGGATCAGCGCGGAGCACTGGCTGGGCGTGGAACCGGTCACCGGCCGGGACCTGTTCGCCCGGGTCGTCCACGGCGGCCAGGTCTCCCTGTTCATCTCCTTCGCGGCCACCGCCATCGTGGTCGTCGTCGGCACCGCCGCGGGCATCGCGGCCGGCTACTTCGGCGGCCGGACCGACACCGTGCTCAGCCGGCTGATGGACCTCACGATGTCCTTCCCCTCGCTCATCTTCATGATCGCGATGATGTCGGTGGCCCAGGACGTCGACCGGGTGCTGCTGATGACCGGTGTCATCGGCATCTTCGGCTGGCCCGGCATCGCCCGCGTGGTGCGCGGTGAGACGCTGTCCGTCAAGCACCGCGAGTACGTCGACGCCGCCCGCGCCGGCGGGTTCGGGGCCTGGCGGATCGTCACCCGGGAGATCCTGCCGAACGTCTCGGGGCCCGTCATCGCGTACACCACCCTGCTGATCCCCGGGATGATCAGCACCGAGGCCGCGCTCAGCTTCCTCGGCGTGGGCGTGCAGCCGCCGACCTCCTCCTGGGGGCAGATGATCTCCGAGGCCGTCTCCTTCTACGAGACCGACCCCATGTACTTCGTCATCCCCAGCGCCTTCCTCTTCCTGGCCGTGCTGGCGTTCACCGTCCTCGCCGACACGCTCCGGGAGACCCTCGACCCCCGGGGAGACCGCGCGTGA
- a CDS encoding MFS transporter, whose amino-acid sequence MASKVSSSPQARGAGWLLCLMFATFVIGTDDFVIAGVLPDIAADLDVSEAAAGQLVTVFSVTFAVTAPVLAVATARLPRKTLIVGGLSAFAVANTATALAPNYATLMGARVLTALIAATVSPAAFAAAARLAAPERMGRAIGTVAAGLTLSLFTAVPAGTLLGEAFGWRSTFVAVAVATALVAAASAAALPRLSGALQLGVRGQLRILGRPAVLLCAAGTVVCAGSGLMVYTYVAPLTRDLTGRGGGVLALFIAVVGVAGAVGTGAGALLTDRWGPDRTLRASVAGVVAATALLAVIGATGRTAPVWLVALNLAVWGCAAWSFTPPTNTRILQLAGEAGTEAVALNTSGLYVGVALAGAGGGAALAVSDGTGVAVTATAVGLVAYAVTALAIRRHPAGVPDPAARPPAPVPVPPRPQAGEIP is encoded by the coding sequence ATGGCTTCCAAGGTGAGTTCCTCTCCGCAGGCGCGGGGCGCGGGATGGCTGCTGTGCCTGATGTTCGCCACCTTCGTCATCGGCACGGACGACTTCGTCATCGCGGGCGTGCTCCCGGACATCGCCGCCGACCTCGACGTGAGCGAGGCCGCCGCCGGGCAGTTGGTGACGGTCTTCTCGGTCACCTTCGCGGTGACCGCGCCCGTGCTGGCCGTGGCCACCGCGCGGCTGCCCCGCAAGACCCTGATCGTCGGCGGCCTTTCGGCCTTCGCCGTGGCCAACACCGCCACCGCGCTGGCCCCGAACTACGCGACCCTCATGGGCGCCCGCGTGCTGACCGCGCTGATCGCCGCCACCGTCTCCCCCGCCGCCTTCGCCGCGGCGGCGCGGCTGGCGGCGCCCGAGCGGATGGGCCGGGCCATCGGCACGGTCGCGGCGGGGCTGACGCTCTCGCTCTTCACCGCCGTGCCCGCGGGCACGCTGCTCGGCGAGGCATTCGGCTGGCGGTCGACGTTCGTGGCGGTCGCGGTGGCCACCGCGCTGGTGGCGGCGGCGTCCGCCGCGGCGCTGCCCCGGCTGTCCGGGGCGCTGCAGCTCGGCGTACGGGGGCAGTTGCGGATCCTGGGCCGCCCGGCGGTCCTGCTCTGCGCCGCCGGCACCGTGGTCTGCGCCGGCAGCGGTCTGATGGTCTACACCTACGTCGCGCCCCTGACCCGGGACCTCACCGGCCGCGGCGGCGGCGTGCTGGCCCTGTTCATCGCCGTGGTCGGCGTCGCCGGGGCGGTCGGCACCGGCGCGGGCGCGCTGCTGACGGACCGCTGGGGCCCGGACCGTACGCTGCGCGCGTCGGTCGCCGGCGTCGTGGCCGCGACCGCGCTGCTGGCCGTCATCGGGGCGACCGGCCGGACGGCGCCGGTGTGGCTGGTGGCGCTCAACCTGGCGGTGTGGGGCTGCGCGGCGTGGAGCTTCACCCCGCCGACGAACACCCGGATCCTGCAACTCGCGGGCGAGGCGGGCACGGAGGCGGTGGCGCTCAATACCAGCGGGCTGTACGTGGGCGTCGCGCTGGCCGGCGCGGGCGGCGGCGCGGCGCTGGCCGTCTCCGACGGCACCGGGGTGGCGGTCACGGCGACGGCGGTGGGGCTGGTCGCGTACGCGGTGACGGCGCTGGCGATCCGCCGCCACCCGGCGGGCGTGCCGGACCCGGCGGCGCGGCCGCCCGCCCCCGTGCCCGTACCCCCGCGCCCGCAGGCCGGGGAAATACCGTGA